One Flavobacterium cerinum genomic window, ATGCCGGGAATCTATCGTCGCTCTTTAGATCTTACCGTTAAAGAAGTAAAAGAATTATGGGATTTGGGTATTAAGGCCGTTAATATCTATGTAAAAGTAAGCGATAACTTAAAAGACAATACCGGTAAAGAAGCCTGGAATAAAGACGGACTGATGCAACAAACCATCAAAGCCATCAAAGATGCTGTTCCGGGAATGATTGTAATGCCGGATGTTGCACTGGATCCTTATTCTATTTATGGTCATGACGGAATCGTTGAAAACGGGCAAATTCTGAATGATGCTACTGTGGATGCACTTACGCTTATGAGTGTGAGTCATGCTGAAGCCGGTGCTGATTTCGTAGCGCCAAGCGATATGATGGACGGAAGGGTTCTTGCTATTCGTCAGGCTTTGGAACAAAGCGGCTTTCACGATGTCGGAATCATGAGTTATAGTGCTAAATATGCCTCTTCTTTCTATGGCCCTTTCCGCGATGCATTAGACAGTGCTCCCGGATTTGGCGATAAAAAAACATATCAGATGGACTATGCTAACCGTATTGAAGCCATTAAAGAAGCTTTGGATGACGTGGAAGAAGGAGCTGATATCGTAATGGTTAAACCGGGAATCGCTTATCTGGACATCGTTCGTGAAATAAAAAACACCGTAAACGTACCGGTAGCCGTTTATCAGGTTTCAGGAGAATATGCAATGGTTAAAGCAGCTGCCGAAAAAGGCTGGTTAGACCACGATAAAATCATGATGGAACAATTATATTGCATCAAAAGAGCCGGAGCTAATATTATTTCAACCTATTTTGCCAAAGAAGCAGCTAAATTAATGCAATAATACCATGAGAAAATCACTACTGATTTTGGGCTGCATTACAATGCTGACCGCTTGCAACAAAAAAGAAGAAAAAAAAGAAGCATTATATCCGGAAGTCAAAAAAACGGAAGCCGAACTAACACTGGAATTAGGTCGAGAAGTTTTTGACGGTAAAGGAATGTGTTATTCCTGTCATAAACCGGATCAGAAAGTGATTGGACCGAGTATCCGGGAAATCGCTAAAATCTATAAAGAAAAAGGCGCCAGTATCGTAGACTTCTTAAAAGAAAAAGGAGATCCGATTGTTGATCCGTCACAATATTCCGTGATGAAAACCAATTTTGCCATCACTAAAAATCTTCCGGAAGAAGAATTAGTGGCATTGGAAGCGTATATTTTAAGTCACGCAAAATAATTTAAAAAAACCGGTTCTAAAGGCCGGTTTTTTAATATAATCTTTTGATTTGCAATCCAAAATCGAAACCGGTATCTTTACCTCATGGACACTATTTTTATAAAAACACCCCTTGGTATTGCTAAAATTGAAGGCGACATAACGGGTGTTGCGGTCATATCAGTACAAAACGACGGACAAATTTCGGAAACCATTCCGGAGCATCTTTCGGAAGTTGTTTCGCAACTAAATGACTATTTCGACGGGAAGCGAAAAGACTTTACTTTCAAGCTATCGCCAAAAGGAACCGACTTTCAACAAAAAGTATGGCAGGCACTTCTTGAAATCCCATACGGAAAAACAATGTCCTATCTTGAATTGTCCAAAAAACTGGGTGATGTAAAGGCCATTCGGGCAGTTGCGGCAGCCAATGGAAAAAATCCGATATGGATTGTCGTTCCCTGCCACAGAGTAATCGGATCTGATGGTTCACTGACCGGTTATGCCGGTGGCTTATGGCGCAAAAAATGGCTACTGGAACACGAAAATCCGGTAAAACAAGAAACCCTCTTTTAAATCCGCATCTAAACCGAAAAAACAAACAATAATTTCCTTAAATTCGTAAGATACGTTACAAATTCCGTGCTTATGAAATTCCTGAAAAAATTCCTTTTATGGTTTATTATTATCCTGACCGGTATTATTATCCTGATGTATATTTTCGATGTCGATTATTTGCTTCGTGCTGTCAGAACTATTTATTTTAAAGGCTATACCACCGCTTTCCTGGATGACTATAAAGATTTTCCAAATCGGGAAATCAAAAAAGGAATTGCACAACCCTGGGCTATCGCCAAAGATTATAACAGTATCCCGGCTACTGAAACACTGAATAAAACCCATAAAGAATTACAAACCGTTGCTTACCTGATCATTAAAAATGACAGTATATGGCACGAAAGTTATTTTGACGGCTACGGAAAAGATTCGAAATCCAATTCTTTTTCGATGGCAAAAAGTATTGTTTCCGCTTGTTTGGGCAAAGCAATAATGGATGGAAAAATTAAAAGTTTAGATCAGAAAGTATCGGATTTCTTTCCGGAATTAAAAGGAAAATATGCAAAAGATGTTACGGTTGGCGACCTGTCTTCAATGGCTTCCGGGTTAAGCTGGGATGAACGTTATTACAGTCCGTTTTCCATTGTTACCCGCGCTTACTTCGACAGTGATCTGAAAAAAGTTATTCTCGGGTTAGACGTTAATGAAGAACCCGGAAAAAAATTCAAATACCTTAGCGGTGCTACGGAATTACTCGCAATGGTTATCGAAAAAG contains:
- a CDS encoding serine hydrolase domain-containing protein, encoding MKFLKKFLLWFIIILTGIIILMYIFDVDYLLRAVRTIYFKGYTTAFLDDYKDFPNREIKKGIAQPWAIAKDYNSIPATETLNKTHKELQTVAYLIIKNDSIWHESYFDGYGKDSKSNSFSMAKSIVSACLGKAIMDGKIKSLDQKVSDFFPELKGKYAKDVTVGDLSSMASGLSWDERYYSPFSIVTRAYFDSDLKKVILGLDVNEEPGKKFKYLSGATELLAMVIEKATGKYLSDYMSESFWQPMGAENEALWQLDHAPDGIEKAYCCIASNARDFARFGKLYKQNGKWNGKQLLDSTFVTKSITPRFPESPEYGYGWWLHQYLGKKMYYMRGHLGQFVIVVPEDNVIIVRLGHLKGLQTKTDPHSNDFYVYVGEAYKMLDKRK
- the hemB gene encoding porphobilinogen synthase, which translates into the protein MFPLHRNRRLRTNDAIRSLVRETSLSPNDFMFPMFVAEGKDVKIEIPSMPGIYRRSLDLTVKEVKELWDLGIKAVNIYVKVSDNLKDNTGKEAWNKDGLMQQTIKAIKDAVPGMIVMPDVALDPYSIYGHDGIVENGQILNDATVDALTLMSVSHAEAGADFVAPSDMMDGRVLAIRQALEQSGFHDVGIMSYSAKYASSFYGPFRDALDSAPGFGDKKTYQMDYANRIEAIKEALDDVEEGADIVMVKPGIAYLDIVREIKNTVNVPVAVYQVSGEYAMVKAAAEKGWLDHDKIMMEQLYCIKRAGANIISTYFAKEAAKLMQ
- a CDS encoding c-type cytochrome, translating into MRKSLLILGCITMLTACNKKEEKKEALYPEVKKTEAELTLELGREVFDGKGMCYSCHKPDQKVIGPSIREIAKIYKEKGASIVDFLKEKGDPIVDPSQYSVMKTNFAITKNLPEEELVALEAYILSHAK
- a CDS encoding methylated-DNA--[protein]-cysteine S-methyltransferase — protein: MDTIFIKTPLGIAKIEGDITGVAVISVQNDGQISETIPEHLSEVVSQLNDYFDGKRKDFTFKLSPKGTDFQQKVWQALLEIPYGKTMSYLELSKKLGDVKAIRAVAAANGKNPIWIVVPCHRVIGSDGSLTGYAGGLWRKKWLLEHENPVKQETLF